Genomic window (Pararge aegeria chromosome 22, ilParAegt1.1, whole genome shotgun sequence):
tttcttttaCGCCTATGGTTGCCTGGAACTGGAAGAGATATATAaatagcgataaggtcgccaaattgtaccttctatctTAACGctcttttgtatttgtattttatctgtggtgtacaataaattcttttttatttattttaaaaaaagcttattagcttagtttattattttattgttgcaGGGTCGCATTTAACCCGCCAGCGCGAAGCTAGACGCTTCCAAAGGCTGCAGTGGATGGCTTCCCCAACGCCAGCTGATGAAGCTCCACCAGCATCCGCCCCAGCGCAGGCCTCAGCGCCTCAAGGGGCCATCGATAAGGCCATCCACAACCGGGTCATTCTCGAGCTGGCGTGGAAAACCATTGCGCTAATGCACAAAAATAGGCTGATACAACAGAAAATTATCGCCCTGCAAAGGGAAACCTCGGAGTTTGTTACCACAGTCATGAGCAACCCTGAAAATAGGCGGCGGTACTTAGAACATGTCCGGCTTTACGGCGCTGGTCTTGTCACCTTGCAGCCAACGGAAGAGCCGCAGAATCCTCCCTTACCTAAAATAGAGCCAACGTCAGATTAAATAGGTTCATCTTGAACAAAGTTTCAGTTTTCATCACGTAAGTTGACTCTCCTATTCAGTGGCTTTTCTGACAGTAACCGTCAAACAGTCCGTTTTGTATGAGAATGACCGTATGGCACCTTGTTGGAAAAGTTACTTAATCGACCAGCCGTCTTGAGCTTAGCCATGATTCCCTTTATTAGCTTTTAATACAGGAAATCCTTGAACCTCTTTCATTTCATGCGCGCCTAATGTGGCCTCTCGCCTACTCCTGGTAATCAGCCTCTACTTACGTGACGGTAACCAAGCGAATGTGTAAATGAACGACAGTGTGTTTAGTTATTAAGTTATTCTattgtaagtttaatttttgtttaagtagatATTTTGGTATATTGTGATAATTTTTCACCAGAATATTAAGTCATATagtggttattttattttagtacttattGGCGGAGGTAAATATCGTAAATACAGCTCCCTAGCACTGAAGTG
Coding sequences:
- the LOC120633689 gene encoding uncharacterized protein LOC120633689; the protein is MCEKRISKLKKGSHLTRQREARRFQRLQWMASPTPADEAPPASAPAQASAPQGAIDKAIHNRVILELAWKTIALMHKNRLIQQKIIALQRETSEFVTTVMSNPENRRRYLEHVRLYGAGLVTLQPTEEPQNPPLPKIEPTSD